A region of Subdoligranulum variabile DNA encodes the following proteins:
- a CDS encoding cysteine-rich VLP domain-containing protein, whose amino-acid sequence MTPAQRKQANALIRRECCNCEDGDCIALDDGDTCTCPQMISFSVCCKWFRWSVLPQIGMLEAEIFRDKELKRCAVCGRVFVPKSNRGKYCPDCAARVHRRQKTESERKRRSAVDS is encoded by the coding sequence ATGACCCCGGCACAGCGGAAACAAGCCAACGCCTTAATACGCCGGGAGTGCTGTAACTGTGAGGACGGGGACTGTATCGCTCTTGACGATGGGGACACCTGCACTTGCCCACAGATGATTTCTTTCTCGGTCTGCTGTAAATGGTTCCGCTGGTCGGTCTTGCCGCAAATCGGAATGCTGGAAGCAGAGATTTTCCGGGATAAGGAGCTAAAACGCTGTGCGGTCTGCGGCAGAGTGTTCGTCCCAAAGTCCAACCGGGGAAAATACTGTCCCGACTGCGCCGCCAGAGTTCACAGGCGGCAGAAAACAGAAAGTGAACGGAAAAGGAGGTCTGCTGTGGACAGTTAG
- a CDS encoding helix-turn-helix domain-containing protein, giving the protein MELSIQERLKDLRVERGLTLEQLEEQVNLSKSALGSYEAKDFKDISHYAIIKLAKFYGVTADYLLGLSETRNHPNADLADLCLSDDMIELLKSGRVDNSLLCELAAHPDFPRLMADLEIYVNGVAGKQVQSANAIVDAVSATIMKQHNPGLTDPQLRQLIAAHIDDDSFCRYVIQQDINKIALDLREAHKDDFFSVPEDNPLEDFLQTADEVASEGSDPEQAALAFICKRLKLNLKKLSEEEKKWLKKIAQKSDLLKNPNPQRGRK; this is encoded by the coding sequence ATGGAACTGTCCATACAGGAACGCCTAAAAGACCTGCGTGTAGAGCGTGGGCTGACGCTGGAGCAGCTTGAAGAACAGGTAAATCTCTCCAAGTCTGCACTGGGTAGTTATGAAGCAAAGGACTTCAAGGACATCAGCCACTATGCCATTATCAAGCTGGCAAAGTTTTACGGCGTGACCGCCGATTACCTGCTGGGGCTGTCCGAAACAAGAAATCACCCAAACGCCGATCTTGCAGACCTGTGTTTGAGCGATGATATGATTGAACTATTGAAAAGTGGGCGGGTGGATAATTCCCTCTTGTGTGAGCTGGCGGCGCACCCTGATTTTCCCCGGCTGATGGCAGACCTTGAAATCTATGTGAACGGCGTGGCGGGAAAACAGGTACAGAGTGCAAACGCCATTGTGGACGCTGTAAGCGCAACCATTATGAAGCAGCACAATCCCGGCTTGACCGACCCACAGTTAAGACAGCTTATCGCCGCCCATATTGATGATGACAGCTTTTGCCGCTATGTGATACAGCAGGACATAAACAAGATAGCTCTTGACCTGCGGGAAGCGCATAAGGACGATTTTTTCAGCGTCCCGGAGGACAACCCGCTGGAAGATTTTTTACAGACCGCAGATGAAGTCGCCAGCGAGGGCAGCGACCCGGAGCAAGCGGCTTTGGCGTTTATCTGTAAGCGGCTCAAATTGAATTTGAAGAAGTTGTCCGAAGAAGAAAAGAAGTGGCTGAAAAAGATTGCACAGAAGTCGGACTTGCTGAAAAATCCGAACCCACAGCGGGGACGGAAGTAG